Genomic segment of Eupeodes corollae chromosome 2, idEupCoro1.1, whole genome shotgun sequence:
ATTTTCTTTCTAACATtccatgtttttaatttagtaaGAAATATATGTAAACCAATCCGGTCAAAGGCTTTCTTAAAGTAGAGTGAAAGAAGTGAgacatgatttttttaagatatcgcATTAGAGATGTAATAATCTAAGTGAAGATGTGCATCGACGGATCCTCTGTTTATTCTAAATGCAACTTGGTCgggtaatataattttttttttcttcaataagcCACATGAGAAGGACGAAAGAACAcatgaaacaaattaatatccTTAGCTCGGCCTTACTTAAGCAGCTAAGATCAATGAGGAGGTACATATGCACATCAAAACTGTTTGGTTTGACGAGGTTTAAAGACAAATAAAGTCTTTTGGTTTTACTATTCCGAGATTGAAACGAAATCTAATAAATAAGGATGCTTATGCAACCTTGAGCAGAAGCGTTTTAAGCTAAACGGTTAAGTATGTTTTATCGCAGCGAGGAATAGATCCTTAATAAACGTTATCGATTGCGCTACTATTCACATTTTGAAAGTTGTGAATTCTAAATAAATAAGTCTGTAAATgttaaatgttcaaaattttaatgcttatatttcatttttgctaATATCAATTAAGTGTATAAGTTGGAATATCATTATAAATCACCCTCACATTCGAAACCAAAGCAACGGGCCTGgccttattacaaaaaatagaagaataaTTTCCTGCATTTCTTTCATCTTGATATAGAATATTAGCCGTGCTGTGATTTACTTAATATTCAGAAGCTTAACCTTTTAAACACCCTCATAATATTTTATCATGGCattataacattttaatattaaatcacgtgtaaaattattagaattttaaatattgtgctTAAGTCATCATTGCGACTTACCTACTGACTTACTGATAATCTCAAGCTTGAccctcttgtttttattttttctttctatttaattaaattcttgcACGTTTTGTTTTAAccagtttaagtgtttttttttgtttgtttaacgtTTAAGCTTCTGGAAAAGATATAATCTAACATATTATCAGGGCTTGAGAATATtcacaacaaaaaactttaaagaaaagctTAAAGTTGATTAAACACTACCCTATGAAACATTTAACATTTGGAAAGGAACTTGTTTTGTGTAGAAAATCGAATCGAGATAAAAACTAGCTTTTGCGATTCCTTTTTTACATCTTcgaaaattctcaaaaacaactctattaattttgataaaatgttgTGGTTTTCTTTGGAAAATTGGGATTAtgaatcaattttttcttcgaaaaaagtaCGATTGAAAATTGATTACTTTATGTCGTTAAAACTAGTAACCTTTATAGCTTTCAAACTTATATTCAAAATCGTCTACGCTCTATGAAATGTGCAGAATCATGAACTATGATTCCatcttgtaataaaaataaagtatttttaaaaatagacagCTAGTGATGGGAACCAAACTGATTGATggattttaaactaatttatttttaagcaataAGAGAAGTTCATACTAATTTATGGAAGTTAGATAAGTATGCCAtcaataattgaaattgaaagaaggacatttttaaaaaaatttcaattttaattatttccataaaaaaaagtcaattgaatttttgtttaaattttactgaaagtgGACAATCATTCTTTTTTGAGTTCTTATCTAAAGACTCCATATAAGTTCGTGAGATActtgggcaaaacaaagtattcactttttttggttgatatagttaaaaaaataacagctgtatttaaaaaaaaagtgttttgaaagattaaattaaaaaataaattgatttacgTTAAAAATTGAGAGTAATACGTCTTTAAAGTAACCTAAtcttattttctgttttcaaaacatgtttttaattgctgaatttatttattcttacaaaataacTAGCTGGCCTGCCTGGCTTCGCACGGGTTTCCAATTCgaagtaatatattttttaaaattttgtatcattaGACGAATGATCATATTTTACATAGTATTCAAGAACACGaaagtttttcattatttcagCCGATGACGATGGAACTTTCATTATTGATTTAAGAGCAGTGATTACACatacaattctgcttattttaataaactcaACTTCTTGAGTTTATAGCTCTTTATataacatatatgtatatacataactGAGTAAAGAATCGCGTTTGAATTGTTAATCTTGAACAATTTCTATTATCTTTTCTAAACACTGAAATCTTTTCAATTtgtggaaaacaaaataataaggaCTTGAAAAAATGTTGCGcgtatttctttcattttagaaacttaacaaaatagacttttcatcaataaaataaatcgtGATTATTGTATCAAACTTGTCAAgaataactttaacttaatcCATTCTATGTTCTGATTAATTTTCTATAATTAAAAGTATCCAATCGACTAAATCACTAATTGTGACATCATATTAATAGACTGATAAAATAGCATTGATCTAAAATGGAGTAAATGTGCAGAAAAATTGAGAGATCTTTAATCAAAATAAGATCGATTTATACTAACcaatagaatacaaaaaggATAAAACCAGCATTTTGAATGGCttagttcaaataaaaatatattttcgtttCCGATTGAAGATTTCTTAAGCCCTTATGATCAAAATTAACAGGATTTCAGGTTTtctcttcaaaaactttacaaatGTGATTTTATCTcagtcatttttaataaatgatgtTTTCGATACTTGTGCtaaattttaacttcccataggaagttattgtaatgtgtccgatttgtgaaattgaaaattttgacatttctcgacgtttcaaggtccctagagtcgaaataaaagatttttagaaaggtgtctgtgcgtgcttgtgtacgtacgttcgcgacgtttttttcgtcttccatagctcaagaaccagaagagatatcgacttcaaataaattttgttatacagctaataaggcagaaagatgcagaaagggctctcaagaaaattccgtgggtggttttttaccatagcagtttgaaaaaaggtgaacattttggttaaccctaaatatcttacgaaccaaaaacgctagagacttgaatcaaattgtatataatatattgtaacgtgatatcaaagaagtatattttttgaaaaaaaaatcaatttaacggttttttataaatcaaaaaaactgagaaaaaaaaatgtatcacctccaaaattttatgactaaaatatgatttcatctccaaaacaattttgcgcaacgaagaataatgtttttgacatctgataaaatgttgagaaaaatcgaattgtcagtttttttataaaaaataaaaaatcattactcaaagttggtaaaaattgaatatcgattcaaatatattttcaaaaacttgaaatttaggcttcaaacttattttatcttataagaaatattgttttcaacattctgaaaaatgttgaaaaaaatcgaattgacagtttttgtacaaaatttaaaaacctaaaaaaaatttaacataagttggtaaaaattgattttccactcaaatatcttttcaaaactttgaaatattgccttcaaactaattttatcttataagaaatattgttttcaacattcgataaaatttaaaaacaaatagcccgcaaatttggtaaaaattgatacgagtacatatagacaaactttaaagcaagacaaatcgacagacgggatgggaagttatcagtgggggccgcatcccagcctctttttttttaaacttatgtcCAAGACAGTTGTCACTTAtccttataaaaatgaatgattcataaacttttcattaaaatgacAAGTAGTGTTGTTTTCTTTCCAACTTGCTAAAAAGAACTTTAAGTTAAAATGTTGTATCTATCTACGAtcttggattaaaaaaaaaagttaagttgttATCCTTATTTTGATGAACTAATTTCTAAGCTGACATGATTAATAAACGTttcatcaaaacaataattcGTGTTTTTTATATCCAACTcactaagaaaaaaacatagaattaatattttgtatccatTTGATATTCCGATAAATTCTCTTTGCTTTAAAATGTCCAATCAACAAAATACAccctttaaaatgtttataaatataaatatagttcTTTCATATATGACCATAACGATGATGAGACGCTCTACGCGGCGGCCGCTCTGCTCATAGTTTTCAGCTTTCAGCAAGTATTCAACATTCAACTTATAGAGGTTCCTATTCCTACCTATCCTATATTCCTATACTTAACACAATAACATCAAACATGAAACATCGACATTAGTAGTTCTAGTTCGAGTTCTTCATCTTCAGTGTTGTTTAGAATCTCACGGAAGAAACTATTTCCGTTCGCGCTCGCCTCAGTCTCAGACAGTCTATGAATGAACCTATGCGAGTGCGTGTAAAGTTGTGAAATTCCAAATAGAATTTTAATGTggattcttaattaaaaatataaatttgtgggtttatttttgtttgttttattgttctGCCATACATAAAACACCAAAGTATGGCTTCATCAACTACAGTTAGAGTTTTGGAAAAACATCAATATAAACATCAAGAAGGTTttagttaaattcaaaatcaaatacttTACTAACTATGGTTCTTTATTGCAAGCAGACGAGGTGAAGGagggagaagaagaagaagatgggACATTTCCAAAAGCCCGTCATGTATTCGGTTTTATGGGATTCCTTGGGTTCGCCGTTGTGTACTCGATGAGGGTGAACTTGTCGGTAGCCATCGTTACGATGGTCAATCAGACGGCAATTCCTCACGTCAATTTGACAGAAGACGACCAGTCTTGTCCAATAAGTCCCTCGTTGTCGTCAAACCAAACAACAAAGCCCCGCCAGCTGCAAGGCGAGTTCGAATGGGATGAAGCAACACAGGGCCTTGTATTGGGGTCGTTTTACTATGGCTATATGTTGACACAGATCCCGGGAGGACGGTTGGCCGAGCTCTATGGAGGCAAACTAGTCTATGGACTTGGAGTGTTTATAACTGCCGTTCTAACTCTATTAACACCACTTGCTGCTCGCTGGAACCTCCCAGCCTTGGTGGCTCTACGAGCGATTGAGGGTTTGGCCGAGGGGGTGACTTATCCAGCAATACACGTCATGGTGGCCAATTGGGTTCCACCATTCGAAAGGAGCACCTTTTCGGCGGTGGTCTATTGTGGGTGTAATATAGGAACTGTAATTTCACTCCCTTTAGCCGGTTGGTTGTGCTCGTTGGAGTTTCAGGGAGGATGGCCGTTGGCCTTTTACATATTCGGAATACTCGGAATGATTTGGTTTGCTTTCTGGATGTGGCTGGTTGCAGATAGCCCAGCCAGGAGCAACAGGATTTCGGAGAAGGAGCGCAATCACATCGAGCGAGCTTTAAGGTCtgtgaaaaaaattgaagatgacgatgatgatgctgatgcgAGAAACATTCCTTGGCTTGCTCTACTGACCTCCCCACCTCTGTGGGCCATAATGGTAACTCAATTTGGCTGGATGTGGACTTTTCTGACTCTCATCACTGAACTTCCCACTTACATGGATCAGATTCTTCATTTTGACATTCAATCCAATTCGGCGTTGAGTGCTCTTCCCTATTTCACGGCATGGATAATGGGAATTTTGTGTTGCAGCTTTGCAGATTGGCTGCTCAACAGGAAGTACATTAGCCTGCTGAATTCCTATCGTCTGtggaattcagtgggatcgatAATCCCATCGATTGGTTTGATTGGGGTGGCATATGTGGGTTGCAGTGGCACTTGGGTGATGTTCATGTTGGCTGTGTTAGGTGCATTCAATGGAGCTACTTATGCTGGTTTCCAAATGAACCATATAGCCTTGAGCCCGAAATACGCTGGCACTGTGTATGGAATAACAAATACGGCGGGCAGCATGTCGGGATTTTTGGGGCCCTACATCACGGGTTTGGTTATCAATGGAAATAATACACTGGCCCAATGGagatatgtgttttatttagctGCGGTGGTGAGTTTTATTGggaatgcattttattttgtgttcgcGAGTACCGAGGAGCAAAGTTGGTCGATTAATTCTAAGAAATCGAAGGAAAGGGCAGAAACTGAGAAGTTTTTGGCATCGACATGAACAAAAATACCCTCTACCGTTATTTTGACATGAAGAGTATTGTGATTTATTTACTTAACTTTGTATCATATTTGTACCAATGAAGGCTTTACATTCTTTTCTGTATGTTTTTGTTacttaaaaagattaatttttgtttattagtacctttttatacttttactttaattcaGTGTCGATTGTAAATgccaaaaatatacacaaacaaaaaacagtttaatattaaaatacttttgtatgtttatacatttttaaaagagtaATTTTTAAACCATGCGTATTAGTACCTGcataaaatgtacaaattaattgaaaacaaaataaattacacGTAGGTttgaatgataataataattattttatacacaacaattaaatatggctaataaaatattattttaaaatatatttttctgtgttttgttCTTTAGATGCAAAGTTGTACAAATTTTTAGAGGTGCTTAAGACAAGGTTTTGCATAcaacttttcaaatttcaaaattatagggAATTTCAAAGGATTTTTTGACACTTCTTTTGTAATGatgaaacaaaactaaatcatTTTGGATCTGACTTTGAAAGACATTTTAGACGTCCTCGAGGAAAAGATTTTAACTTCCTTTCTTGGTTATGTGTTGTACCGATCTTGCGAAATCATGATAATCATACCCAAGGAAACATATCGTGTTACTTTTAAAGAGTCAATTGGCAgcttcagacaacataagggactccATTTGAACGTATATTTTGACCAAggtaactagttagtttttcaactgtcataaTCTTCAAACTCACTTCCACTAACTTTTACCTTTAGCTTACCGTAcgaaaactaccaaaaacttcgttgtctacaaaacactcctcagacaaACAACAAGTCCATCCCAATTCGCATttcgtattgtaaagaaatattagttatttcttttccaatttgacgagaaacttattttccagtcaagtttccaatgaagttgccttagttggaaggcaattttttggcagctggccaatcagatgctagaaacatGCCATTCTTTCAAGTCctttatgtcgcctgaacctgcccattactTCAGTCAGTTGACAATCcaaaaactaacaacaacataATTGTCTACTTCTCAGGCAAGCTAGAAGTCCGCCTCggcttgtattttgtattttaaagaaatacttcgtattactttttaaaatggaattttgcagaaaataaataaatcacagagaaataaaattcagctttcagttaattgaaaaatcatggtgttataaaaaaacaaactagaCTTTTTGTAGtacttaaacttttatattttattgactcTTATATattgttgcaaaattaaatCTAGTAAAACAGCAAAGCACTCAAAAATTCGTCTGGTTCTTTCGATGTCTACAGATAAAGTATTTAGATTTTCTCGGAATTTGTTTCATCAGACTAAATGTGCAGCTGCTCTCTTTCGGCGGGAATGTTggtcttttaaatttatgatgCGACATCTGAATTTGAATATATACAACTTTGGTGTTGCCAATGCATGTTTTTCGTAAAACATGATTAGCGgtctttttgacatttggcagctggccaatccgatactagaaacttgccttacttttaagtcccttatgttgtttgAACATGCCTCCGTACTCTGAGAtagcatttaaaacaaaataatgtaccTTCTTGACTTCGGTTTCATCAAATCTCTGTATTACCCTGAAGATTTCAGTCTCCCTGATCTTAAACTAATTGAGAATTTGTTAGCAGATCTGAAAAAATCTTTAGCTAACAATAACCACCAACTACGGCTTAAAAATACGAAAGCGACTGAATGCCATCCGTTCTAGAGGGTATTTCGAGTCGTAGAGGGGGTCCAAAGAAATGAAGGAGGCTTACCCTGAGGCTCCACAAGAGTTAAATCTAATCCAGCTTCTCTTCCGCAATCTCATCCGcaatccattgtttttttttttactgagcATATTTTGTCTTGCCATGAGCAACCttaaatgtcacatttgacattaGAAACGGTTAATCTGTTGTTGTCGACGACAATTAAcggaatgaaatttaaatttcaaaaagactgtGGAAAGTGGACGCTCACCACTacacacaaacgtcaaatttaatGACAGGATTTTGATCCGCTCGAAAAATCTAAACTGCGATGACCGGATACTGGACAGGATTTTTTGGATTGTTGGAGTCTATCGGATTATCTAATGACAGGCAGATAGTTCTGTCATCAGAAATGTTCAATGGAGACCCCAAGTTAGTTTAAGTCAGGTATGGAATGAAAACTAAAGTGGTAGAATTTTCGCAAAACATTTCAACCAtgtaaacatacaattttatccgtcaaaagtgacagaacaAAACTGGTTGTCAAACgtctacaaaattttctttacaaaaattggcCGAATTCTTACaatgtttatatttacaaataataagACTATTATCCACTATTTGGATATTGGAAGATGTTCTTTTCAAACAACATCATCTAATTTTTAATTGTCAGAAAGTTTTTGAGCAGGAATCAACAACGAACACTTAGaggatttaaaaagaatttgaaaaccaCGAAAATCGAAGGAAATATAAAGCCTTTTTAACGAAaaagaagttataaaaaaaaaggttgaaaaggaaaaaacataaataaacaaagcataaacaaattttacaagataGTCGTTGCTTGCTTCATTATTCTTTTACTTTGttcatattttatgtttttttcatttttaaattaattctcaTATTTTCTTTCATCTGTAGAAAAAATGATCTTCCAATGAGTCTACCAATTAAAATGCTTTCTAAAGTTTTCCAAACGTGTAAACAGACAATTATTTATTGGAAGATAGAACATTTTCGGCAATCCTTgaattcttacttacttacttaaggtggcgctacagtccgggcggacctgggcctcaaccaacatgcatctccagccagctcggtccctagctagctgtctccagtttcgcacgccaaattggttgaggtcctctcccacctgagtgcgccacctgagtcgcggtcttcctctactgcgtcgtccctcgggattggattcgaagaccttccgggctggagcgttgatgtccatccgctctacatgacctagccatctaagccgttggactttaattctgctaacctggtcagtgtcgctgtacagcctccattctccatctatgcgtacgggaccaaaaatcacccgaagaatttttctctcgaagcatcctaagacgctctcatgtTTCTTttacagggtccaggcctcagtgccatatatgagaaccgggatgatgagtgtcttataggtggtgattttacatgttcgagagaggactgtacttctcaattgccttctaagtccaaagaagcagcgatttgcaagagttattcttcgtttgatgtcgttgtctgtattaatagcggtgcctaggtagacaaagtccttaactactttaaagttatagctgtccatggtggcgttttgtccaagacgttgtcgttcagtgtccttttttgatgacagcatatacttggtcttgccctaattgaccactaaacccatgttcttcgcttccgtttcaatgctcaaaaacgctccactgacatcacgctttgatgtttccaattatgtcaatatcatctgcatatccgagtaattggatggacctttggaagattgtgcctcaagtgttgacggttgagttttgcacaattctttccagaacgatgttgaagaagtcgcatgacagtgcatcgcattatctaaaaccttttttgatatcaaatgcatcggtaagatcttttccgaccttcaTAGAGCATtatgcacaaacggataagtttgacagggatgccaaaactagacattgctctgcagagctcttccctatagatgctgtcatacgcggctttaaaatcgataaagagatggtgggtatcgatttgaagctcctgggtcgatagtggacttttctggtctgaagccagaCTGATAAGGAcgtatcaggttgttgacgaacggcttcatacgttcacataatacggcagtaaggatcttatatgcaatgttaaggagactgatgcctttgtAGTTTGCGCAGTTTAGATGGTCTCCTTCTTTATGTattgggcacactatgctgaggttcccctcatcgggcatgctttcttccgacaatattttgcagatgTGTTGGttcatgctccctaccaagtcatcgcctgctatcttcacttcgtcaacgtcgggtaggcggaattgttgatctgcgtcgccgaggttgagtggttctatctccttttATCGTTGAGCTATAAGAGCATAGTTTTGGTAAtttgtaatactttttttttgtatactttaagGGAGTTATTCATTCAATTTTAGAGCTTTTGCTTTTACGAATGGagttatataatttataatcatttcatcaaaatgaaaaaatagtgttttttctATCCAACatgcctttttttaaaacttagtgCTCGATAaggtataaatcaaaacaaagtaTTTTCTTAAGGTGGGTCTAGACCAGaccaaagaaacattttcaaagtaaaaaacggttcagaaacaaaaaaaaatatttctgaaatgtttctttgTTTCCCATTCCCAACTTTATAAGTTTCTCAAGTTTTAACATTTGTAGAAAGtagatttaatataaaaactctTGCAGTCAGACCTTAAATTTGCGATTACGTGACGGTAAAGTGATGGAAATACTTTGAATTtcgtgaaaaatattttactgcAAGGCGCAAATTGTCAAGGTCTTGCTATTGTTAACTTAGATTTGATTTAGATGATTGGCCAACTACTAATAAACTGACTTCCAATTGagacaactttattggaaagctGATTGGAAAGCtaatcaagaaaaatgtcccttactattaagtcaagtgtacttaaaagtgtcaaaatgtctgataataatattttttgtatttacataaaaactaaactttataaatctgtaattttttagttaactgcacaattttatttatagttttatgttaaataattctttgttatattgaaaaaggaaaaagactTTTTCATTCCAATATGTTTAACGTTGTGTTACTTTTTGCAAGTAAAAGACAGTCAAGTAAAgtttcaagtttgaaattattgacacttgaaaaataaattagctaTCTTGGTCTAGTTttgcgttcaaagaatgcagttgactgcaaacgAAGTCTTTTGTGTTGGTTGTGATATGACAGTGGCTTTAAGTTGTAATTAGAAAACGAGAaaaattatcatattttatATGAGAAGATAATATGGAAATCTATTATCAAACATTCAAACTCCTAGAAAAATGATTTCTGCTTCTtagaaaattaacttaaatttcaTAACTCGTTAAATTCgtagtttaatatttttcggTATTTTAAGTTGCAAAACTCAAACATATTTTGCTTTTAAGATACAAAGTAAGATGAATCAAATTTtatgatgatttaaaaattaagggtGAGGGCGAAAACGGCAATAAACTAACATTTCATGATATTTGCCTTCGGTAACCAAacgaaatattaaacaaattgtttttcaatattttaataaaataataaaatttttaaactaatgaAAAATCACGTCAAATAACGAACTCTCGCTGCATTAAAAAGTTACAATATTACACATACGCCTCAGTGACCCAATTATATTTtgcataataaataataaatatataataagtgcgtttttttggtattcgacatatagtacagtgagaaattgccaacaaaacgatccgaagtagccagatttttgtatttaaaaattggtacaagtgaaagaagatctgtcagaataataattacaaaaaacacacacaaatagaagagttttgtgaaaatcaaatgttaaaattaattagaaaaaaaactaatttcaaaaagaaatggtaagaaaacatctggaaactaagattccataaaaaaaagttaatttaacaattgcaccAAGGAgtgggtttgttcgtagataACTACATTAACAtctggtgttgaagcgagcttgaaggtcgccttaattctttttataccTGATtcaagttgaaatgagcttgatttgactagATTCCCttggagtcgagtcaaaatttgagaagaaaaacctgtgtggagtgTTTGGTTTAAcaaata
This window contains:
- the LOC129947154 gene encoding sialin-like isoform X1, with product MASSTTVRVLEKHQYKHQEADEVKEGEEEEDGTFPKARHVFGFMGFLGFAVVYSMRVNLSVAIVTMVNQTAIPHVNLTEDDQSCPISPSLSSNQTTKPRQLQGEFEWDEATQGLVLGSFYYGYMLTQIPGGRLAELYGGKLVYGLGVFITAVLTLLTPLAARWNLPALVALRAIEGLAEGVTYPAIHVMVANWVPPFERSTFSAVVYCGCNIGTVISLPLAGWLCSLEFQGGWPLAFYIFGILGMIWFAFWMWLVADSPARSNRISEKERNHIERALRSVKKIEDDDDDADARNIPWLALLTSPPLWAIMVTQFGWMWTFLTLITELPTYMDQILHFDIQSNSALSALPYFTAWIMGILCCSFADWLLNRKYISLLNSYRLWNSVGSIIPSIGLIGVAYVGCSGTWVMFMLAVLGAFNGATYAGFQMNHIALSPKYAGTVYGITNTAGSMSGFLGPYITGLVINGNNTLAQWRYVFYLAAVVSFIGNAFYFVFASTEEQSWSINSKKSKERAETEKFLAST
- the LOC129947154 gene encoding sialin-like isoform X2 produces the protein MASSTTVRVLEKHQYKHQEDEVKEGEEEEDGTFPKARHVFGFMGFLGFAVVYSMRVNLSVAIVTMVNQTAIPHVNLTEDDQSCPISPSLSSNQTTKPRQLQGEFEWDEATQGLVLGSFYYGYMLTQIPGGRLAELYGGKLVYGLGVFITAVLTLLTPLAARWNLPALVALRAIEGLAEGVTYPAIHVMVANWVPPFERSTFSAVVYCGCNIGTVISLPLAGWLCSLEFQGGWPLAFYIFGILGMIWFAFWMWLVADSPARSNRISEKERNHIERALRSVKKIEDDDDDADARNIPWLALLTSPPLWAIMVTQFGWMWTFLTLITELPTYMDQILHFDIQSNSALSALPYFTAWIMGILCCSFADWLLNRKYISLLNSYRLWNSVGSIIPSIGLIGVAYVGCSGTWVMFMLAVLGAFNGATYAGFQMNHIALSPKYAGTVYGITNTAGSMSGFLGPYITGLVINGNNTLAQWRYVFYLAAVVSFIGNAFYFVFASTEEQSWSINSKKSKERAETEKFLAST